The genome window TAATGAGACAGGTGCGGTTAGTGGTGGTGATGGGTTGGCTGGCAAAGTTCTTGATCTTAAAGGCGGTAGTGACTGGCTCGCCAGCACGTGGGGTGGAGCTGGAGAAAGTGATGCCCTGGGTGAGAGTGGGGTTGGGGAGAATGGTGAATGATAAGCTAGTTACCTCCTTGCCAGTCAACCCCGGTAGCGCCACCCCTTCGTGCCAGCGACTACCATCGTATAGCGCAAAGAAGGCTCTATACGTGCCCGGTTTGTCAAAAGGACGACTTAGCAAAAACTGCACACTACCATTTGGAGCAATTCCCTTTGTCGATTGACAGCCAAGGTCATGGTTCTCGCCACGTGGACCCCGAACAATGTAGCACAAGCGCTGATCAGTCTGTGACACCGCCGAACTAAGATTACGCAGGGTGAACGAGCCGGTCAGCTTGTCACCAGCACGCGCTCGCGCTGGCGTTATCGATAATCCCTGTGACATAACGACATCTTGCAGCACCCTCATCTCACCCTTCACCACCTCATTACCAGTCTCAAGCGGTGGAGCGGCATATTCGTGCCACGTACGGCCGTCAAAGGTGGAGAAGTAGGCGCGGTAGACACCAACTGGGAAGGGACGAGTGGTCTTGAATTCTTGTTCTTGACCAGGTTGAATGGTGGTTGGTTGGAGGCAGCCGAGATCATAGTTTGCTCCATGTTGGTTGCGCATAATGAGACAGGTGCGGTTAGTGGTGGTGATGGGTTGGCTGGCAAAGTTCTTGATCTTAAAGGCGGTAGTGACTGGCTCGCCAGCACGTGGGGTGGAGCTGGAGAAAGTGATGCCCTGGGTGAGAGTGGGGTTGGGGAGAATGGTGAATTGCGCCCGGTTACCAGCACTAGCTGGTGTTGGCACTGGATACTGCGCCTCGGTCCAGGTTACCCCCTTGTCAAGAGTGCCACTAATTCGCACCTTGTATAGACCACTTTCTCGCGGAATAAACTCTTGGTCATAGGTATGAGTCGCACCCGGCGCAAGGTTATTAACCGTATCAAAACGAGCATCAGCATTTCGTCCGCTCGGACTGGTAATTGCCGCGCCAAAATAACCGAGGTCGATTGGCTTCGGACTATTGTTTCTAACCGTGAAGCGGATCCGTGTTGATTGCCCGACGTGGGTTCGTTGATTCTGAATAGTCACCGGAGAGGTGACGGTCGGTGCTGTCTGCACGAACGCCGATACTTCACGACTATGGCCCGAGGCTGATTCTGGATAATTATTACTCCAGCCACTGCCGTCTCGGTAATTTGTGATCCAGAACTTATAATCCTCCTCTTTCGTCAACCTGGTTGTCGCTCGATAGGTGTACGTCTGCCACGGCTCAAGAACAACCCGCTGACTGCCAAAATCGTGGTTATTCCACTTACTGTCGCGGGCAGCTATCGCCATAGTGCCTAGATCGCGGCGCTGATTTGTGGCGTTACGGATAGTGAATGATGCCGTGATTGTCATATCTGTAAATAGTTTTGATCCAGTGCCCTCCGTTCTCACCGACAGTGGTGATTCAATTCGTATAGAATTCAGCGGCGAACCAAACCATTCATTAAAGAAGCGCCAAAAATTACGATTGCCATACGCGCCGCAGTGAGCTGTCCCTGGATATGAATTGAGTGCACCTTGATTTGGTTGATATGGGGTGTAGTTATACAAATTAGCTGTTGCTTGATTCTCGATATACACCCATGAGCCGCCGCAGGCTGCGTTTGTGTTATACTGGATATAGTTTGATCGGCCAGCCTTATAGCGATACTCACCCGGCCGATTAGTATACAACCGGAATTGACGCGCTGCCATCCGCAATTGATTGTACATGCCAGCATACTCATTTGAACAATTCGCTGTATTACCTGGTCCGCTGTCCGGACAAGCAAAGCCCATGGCGTACTTATACTGACTCTTGAGTGGCCAGACATCAGTAAATAACGACCCCTGTTCTTTCTTTAGTGTCACCAGCATTACTTGTGGATTAATGCCAAATTCTTTTGATACATTCCAAATAATATTGGCCACCGACAGGCCGCCAGCAAACCAGCCGCCTCCTTTCTCAAACGAGGTCTCTTTCGTACTTGGATTTTCATGAT of Candidatus Nanosynbacter lyticus contains these proteins:
- a CDS encoding COG1470 family protein; protein product: MIRLQRVKLSWLKRVGYTLIVVGVVGLGVVFWPKTGALSPWSPGRIIDDNVFYDTNTFSSVQDIQNFINSHTPACDTWGTGPSEYGGGTRAQYAAKRGWHGPPYACLRDYHENPSTKETSFEKGGGWFAGGLSVANIIWNVSKEFGINPQVMLVTLKKEQGSLFTDVWPLKSQYKYAMGFACPDSGPGNTANCSNEYAGMYNQLRMAARQFRLYTNRPGEYRYKAGRSNYIQYNTNAACGGSWVYIENQATANLYNYTPYQPNQGALNSYPGTAHCGAYGNRNFWRFFNEWFGSPLNSIRIESPLSVRTEGTGSKLFTDMTITASFTIRNATNQRRDLGTMAIAARDSKWNNHDFGSQRVVLEPWQTYTYRATTRLTKEEDYKFWITNYRDGSGWSNNYPESASGHSREVSAFVQTAPTVTSPVTIQNQRTHVGQSTRIRFTVRNNSPKPIDLGYFGAAITSPSGRNADARFDTVNNLAPGATHTYDQEFIPRESGLYKVRISGTLDKGVTWTEAQYPVPTPASAGNRAQFTILPNPTLTQGITFSSSTPRAGEPVTTAFKIKNFASQPITTTNRTCLIMRNQHGANYDLGCLQPTTIQPGQEQEFKTTRPFPVGVYRAYFSTFDGRTWHEYAAPPLETGNEVVKGEMRVLQDVVMSQGLSITPARARAGDKLTGSFTLRNLSSAVSQTDQRLCYIVRGPRGENHDLGCQSTKGIAPNGSVQFLLSRPFDKPGTYRAFFALYDGSRWHEGVALPGLTGKEVTSLSFTILPNPTLTQGITFSSSTPRAGEPVTTAFKIKNFASQPITTTNRTCLIMRNQHGANYDLGCLQPTTIQPGQEQEFKTTRPFPVGVYRAYFSTFDGRTWHEYAAPPLETGNEVVKGEMRVRE